One genomic window of Stieleria sp. JC731 includes the following:
- a CDS encoding carboxypeptidase regulatory-like domain-containing protein, with the protein MKSKLASVLFLLSLSSFAVTGCGPGGPELGQIEGKLTIDGEPVKNGSIEFVPIGGGRPSLALTNEEGFYTAYYLPNQPGALTGKHRIRFEVAKGKPGDPGLVRPKRNGKRPTGEVKLEPSEVEVVSGENEINFQLVDAT; encoded by the coding sequence ATGAAATCCAAATTGGCTTCTGTTTTGTTTTTGCTCTCTCTATCAAGTTTTGCCGTGACCGGATGTGGTCCCGGCGGACCTGAATTGGGCCAGATTGAGGGCAAGCTGACGATCGACGGCGAGCCCGTCAAGAACGGCAGTATCGAGTTTGTTCCCATCGGTGGTGGACGCCCTTCGTTGGCACTGACGAACGAAGAAGGCTTCTACACCGCCTATTACCTTCCCAACCAACCCGGTGCGTTAACTGGTAAGCATCGGATTCGTTTTGAAGTTGCCAAGGGAAAGCCTGGCGATCCCGGATTGGTCCGACCCAAACGCAATGGCAAGCGTCCAACTGGGGAAGTGAAACTAGAACCGAGCGAAGTGGAAGTCGTCTCCGGTGAAAACGAAATCAACTTTCAATTGGTTGATGCAACCTAA
- a CDS encoding DUF420 domain-containing protein, whose translation MWETLATVLPHCTALLNTSATIVLAMALVNIKRGKVKVHKKLMLIALGISAAFLALYLLHKVALFQTTGEPNKRFPADAPQAARYTYFSILGTHLLLAISVPFLALRAVYLAKKGRIVAHKKLVRWAYPIWMYVSVTGVLVYLMLYQLYAA comes from the coding sequence ATGTGGGAGACGCTCGCTACAGTTCTGCCTCACTGCACCGCACTGTTGAATACGTCGGCGACGATTGTGTTGGCGATGGCGCTTGTGAATATCAAGCGTGGCAAAGTGAAGGTTCACAAGAAGCTAATGCTGATCGCGTTGGGGATCAGTGCCGCGTTCTTGGCGCTGTATCTGCTTCACAAGGTGGCGCTGTTTCAGACCACAGGTGAACCCAATAAGCGATTCCCCGCGGATGCACCGCAGGCGGCTAGGTACACTTATTTTTCCATCCTTGGGACGCACTTGTTGTTGGCGATTTCGGTGCCATTCCTCGCGCTGCGTGCGGTGTACTTGGCAAAGAAAGGTCGCATCGTTGCGCACAAAAAGCTAGTGCGTTGGGCCTACCCGATTTGGATGTATGTCTCTGTGACCGGGGTTTTGGTCTACCTGATGCTTTACCAGCTCTACGCGGCATAG
- the purD gene encoding phosphoribosylamine--glycine ligase, translated as MKVLVVGNGGREHALAWKLGQSPKVTKVFVAPGNAGTATEATNIEIEATDIAGLVQFATKNQIDLTVVGPEAPLVLGIVDAFEEAGLRVFGPSAAAAELEGSKVFCKNLLHTADVPTADYRTFRGTEDASRYIKDKYPEPNEPVPVVIKADGLAAGKGVIVCETRRDALEAIDRIAGQKEFGEAGNELIIEERLIGQEASVLAITDGETIISLPAAQDHKPAFDGDQGPNTGGMGAYCPTPIVDEAMFERIESDVLVPVVHAMKRARKPFKGVLYAGLMLTSAGPKVLEFNVRFGDPECQPLLMRLKSDLFEVLYAAAEGKLAEIGSLEWDDRPSICVVMASEGYPGSYEKGLEITGLAEADEVEDVKVFHAGTTTQDGKVVNAGGRVLGVTAIGNSISTAKLNAYTAVKKIRWQGAWCRKDISDKAIKGS; from the coding sequence ATGAAAGTTTTGGTTGTTGGCAACGGTGGTCGTGAACACGCATTGGCTTGGAAACTGGGGCAAAGCCCAAAGGTGACCAAGGTGTTTGTCGCCCCAGGCAATGCAGGCACTGCGACAGAAGCAACCAACATCGAAATCGAAGCAACCGATATCGCCGGTTTGGTTCAGTTCGCAACCAAAAACCAGATCGACTTGACCGTCGTCGGCCCGGAAGCCCCCTTGGTGTTGGGCATCGTCGACGCGTTCGAAGAAGCGGGCCTGCGAGTCTTCGGCCCCTCCGCAGCCGCCGCAGAACTGGAAGGCAGCAAAGTGTTCTGTAAGAACCTGCTGCATACCGCGGACGTCCCCACCGCTGACTACCGAACATTCCGCGGTACCGAAGATGCCTCGAGATACATCAAGGACAAATATCCAGAACCGAACGAACCGGTTCCCGTTGTCATCAAAGCGGACGGACTTGCCGCCGGTAAAGGCGTGATCGTTTGCGAGACCCGGCGCGACGCACTGGAAGCGATCGACCGTATCGCCGGTCAAAAAGAGTTCGGAGAAGCGGGCAACGAACTGATCATCGAAGAACGTTTGATCGGACAGGAAGCGAGCGTTTTGGCAATCACCGATGGCGAAACCATCATCTCACTACCTGCTGCCCAGGACCACAAGCCAGCTTTTGATGGTGACCAAGGTCCGAACACCGGCGGCATGGGTGCATACTGCCCAACCCCGATCGTTGATGAAGCGATGTTTGAACGCATCGAAAGCGATGTCTTGGTTCCCGTTGTGCACGCCATGAAACGCGCACGTAAGCCTTTCAAAGGCGTTCTCTATGCGGGACTGATGCTGACCAGTGCCGGCCCGAAGGTATTGGAATTCAACGTCCGTTTCGGTGACCCAGAATGCCAACCGCTATTGATGCGGCTTAAAAGCGACTTGTTTGAAGTCCTTTATGCGGCCGCCGAGGGCAAGCTAGCGGAAATCGGATCGCTGGAGTGGGATGATCGCCCAAGCATCTGCGTGGTGATGGCCAGTGAAGGCTATCCCGGCAGCTATGAAAAAGGTCTTGAAATCACTGGCCTTGCCGAAGCCGACGAAGTCGAGGACGTCAAAGTGTTCCATGCCGGAACCACGACACAGGACGGAAAGGTCGTCAATGCTGGTGGCCGTGTTCTAGGCGTTACCGCGATTGGCAATTCCATCAGCACGGCAAAGTTGAACGCCTACACCGCCGTCAAAAAGATTCGTTGGCAAGGTGCCTGGTGCCGAAAAGACATCAGCGACAAAGCGATCAAGGGCAGCTAG
- a CDS encoding protoheme IX farnesyltransferase, with amino-acid sequence MSSNLFIAEPTLEVAGQGASIGGECSVGLLDAEEARRPAFSQRPQARSVDYTSEAVAETRLINDLVQLTKPRIVVMILVTTVATAMVAAGGWVSIGPLCLLLLATAMVAGSAGGANQIWERVIDRRMARTANRPLPSSRMSTALATAFTASIGTLGTAILWLGFGYEPALVGLATWVLYVFAYTPMKTRTSWNTTMGAIAGALPMLIGYTAFGGSISSLTGWLLFGVLAAWQYPHFMAIAWLYRRQYAEAGFCMTTTVEPTGISAAVQSVVGSLAVAVCSVALCFPSDSIVPSALATVAVLAATLPMFRASVGFMKSRDDATARRLLRSSLLVLPAVLAVVTMRVFW; translated from the coding sequence ATGTCTAGCAATCTCTTTATCGCCGAGCCCACCCTTGAAGTCGCAGGCCAAGGAGCTTCGATTGGGGGTGAGTGTTCCGTCGGGTTATTGGATGCCGAAGAGGCTCGTCGACCTGCATTCAGTCAGCGGCCGCAAGCTCGATCGGTTGATTACACCAGTGAAGCGGTTGCGGAGACACGTCTGATTAATGATTTGGTCCAGCTGACCAAGCCGCGGATCGTTGTCATGATTCTGGTGACGACCGTCGCGACAGCCATGGTTGCAGCTGGCGGTTGGGTTTCCATTGGGCCGTTGTGCCTGCTTCTGCTCGCAACCGCGATGGTTGCCGGTAGCGCCGGTGGTGCGAATCAGATTTGGGAACGCGTGATTGATCGACGAATGGCGCGGACTGCAAATCGACCACTGCCTTCATCGCGTATGTCGACAGCGTTGGCGACAGCCTTTACCGCATCAATCGGAACTTTGGGGACTGCGATACTTTGGTTGGGGTTTGGCTACGAGCCTGCTCTTGTCGGTTTGGCAACGTGGGTGCTGTATGTGTTTGCCTACACGCCAATGAAAACGCGAACCTCTTGGAATACGACGATGGGAGCGATCGCTGGGGCGCTGCCGATGTTGATCGGCTACACCGCGTTCGGCGGATCGATTAGCAGTTTGACCGGCTGGCTGTTGTTCGGTGTGCTTGCCGCATGGCAATACCCGCACTTCATGGCAATCGCCTGGCTGTATCGTCGGCAGTACGCCGAGGCTGGATTTTGCATGACGACCACCGTCGAGCCCACGGGGATTTCGGCGGCGGTGCAAAGCGTCGTTGGGTCACTTGCGGTAGCCGTTTGCAGCGTCGCGCTGTGCTTCCCCAGCGATTCGATCGTTCCATCGGCTTTGGCGACAGTCGCCGTTCTGGCAGCGACGCTGCCAATGTTCCGCGCGTCGGTCGGTTTTATGAAGAGCCGCGATGATGCTACCGCCCGACGTTTACTGCGATCGTCGTTGTTGGTTCTGCCAGCCGTCCTGGCGGTCGTCACGATGCGCGTCTTTTGGTGA
- a CDS encoding COX15/CtaA family protein, which produces MAHVMAGNSVTSINPNEPPQASPWLHRLCVLAVCLVWPLIWVGGLVTTYDAGMAVPDWPGTYGYNLFLYPISTWMFGPFDLFIEHGHRLLGAVVGFVSIAIVIAAFRREQRSWVRGLAVAILLAVISQGALGGVRVLLSDRTIAMIHGCFGPVVFVMCCIAASVTGPRWNTRLYRESHWSGGRKLGWFVVLVGGLAVLFSYTQLALGAQIRHVQPWTTPRMFTLLVATHITSAFVLWALTPVLWLLVRRCGDLTLSRLSGWLIWFVGVQILLGTGTWIVNYGWPTVLAFLPVGQGFLVQSKGFIDSIIVTAHVAFGSLILATSAVVLLQVFRQRNLAKASSSETLSDVNQSNDQSAGESGTRDTVLASN; this is translated from the coding sequence ATGGCCCACGTGATGGCAGGTAACTCGGTGACATCGATCAATCCGAATGAGCCACCGCAGGCATCGCCCTGGCTGCATCGTTTATGCGTGTTGGCGGTCTGTCTAGTTTGGCCGCTGATTTGGGTCGGCGGTTTGGTGACCACGTATGATGCTGGCATGGCGGTGCCGGATTGGCCAGGTACGTATGGATACAACCTGTTCTTGTATCCCATTTCGACGTGGATGTTTGGCCCTTTCGACCTTTTCATCGAGCATGGGCATCGCTTGCTGGGAGCCGTGGTCGGTTTTGTCAGCATCGCAATTGTCATTGCCGCGTTTCGGCGGGAGCAACGCAGCTGGGTCAGGGGGCTTGCCGTAGCGATCTTGCTGGCCGTTATTTCGCAAGGCGCGTTAGGTGGGGTGCGTGTTTTACTTAGTGACCGCACCATCGCGATGATTCACGGTTGCTTCGGACCCGTCGTTTTTGTGATGTGCTGTATCGCAGCCTCGGTAACAGGGCCTCGCTGGAATACCAGACTCTACCGCGAGAGCCATTGGTCGGGTGGGCGAAAGCTTGGGTGGTTTGTTGTCCTGGTCGGCGGGCTGGCCGTGTTGTTCAGCTACACACAGCTAGCATTGGGGGCACAGATTCGGCATGTCCAGCCTTGGACAACTCCGCGGATGTTTACCCTGTTGGTGGCCACACACATTACCAGCGCGTTTGTTTTGTGGGCTCTGACACCAGTTTTATGGCTTTTGGTGCGTCGATGCGGCGATTTGACGCTGTCCAGGCTTAGTGGTTGGTTGATATGGTTTGTGGGCGTTCAAATCCTGTTGGGAACGGGAACCTGGATCGTCAATTACGGATGGCCGACGGTGTTGGCCTTTTTGCCGGTTGGGCAAGGTTTTTTGGTTCAGTCCAAAGGGTTCATTGACTCGATCATCGTGACTGCCCATGTCGCGTTCGGGTCTTTGATTTTGGCGACGAGTGCGGTCGTGTTATTGCAGGTTTTTCGCCAAAGAAATTTGGCGAAGGCAAGTTCGTCGGAAACTCTGAGCGACGTCAACCAATCGAATGATCAGAGTGCGGGCGAGTCCGGCACGCGAGATACGGTCCTGGCATCGAATTAA
- a CDS encoding DUF1844 domain-containing protein — translation MSEQNNDPELVVDDDWKSQVEQEKTAPAEQAESNDPTGNLPPASLAMLISTFYSQAMVALGVMANPVTNEKSTDLMMAKHFIDTLEMLQEKTKGNTTDEEDKMYDEVLHLLRMAYVGASKA, via the coding sequence ATGTCCGAACAAAACAACGATCCAGAATTGGTTGTCGACGACGACTGGAAATCACAAGTCGAACAAGAAAAGACTGCCCCGGCGGAGCAAGCGGAATCGAACGATCCCACCGGCAACCTGCCGCCAGCTTCACTGGCCATGCTCATCAGCACTTTTTACAGCCAAGCGATGGTGGCTCTGGGTGTGATGGCGAATCCGGTCACCAACGAAAAGTCGACCGACCTGATGATGGCCAAGCATTTCATCGACACCCTCGAAATGCTGCAGGAAAAGACAAAAGGCAACACGACAGACGAAGAAGATAAGATGTACGACGAAGTCCTACACCTGCTTCGCATGGCTTACGTCGGTGCCTCAAAAGCCTAG
- a CDS encoding SCO family protein, with protein MKTTGSIVLILVLGVVLGFIGRSFRRPASPPGPAPGEPVFTNEVAPGEAPLVTDSSEIENDEVIRPAIPGLLTSFELTERSGKTVSSEDLLGQPYVVSFFFTTCPSVCPQQNQKLKMLAEKYKGKGVKFLAISVDPETDTPEVLREYAARFNADQEQWLFLTGDLLYIRRIAGDLFQQPVNKGFHTERFVLVDPKGNVEGFYSWPEPKQLEKLQQAIDEMI; from the coding sequence ATGAAGACTACCGGAAGTATCGTTTTGATCCTGGTCCTCGGGGTCGTTCTGGGGTTCATCGGTCGATCGTTTCGCCGTCCAGCATCTCCGCCCGGTCCCGCCCCAGGTGAGCCGGTCTTTACCAATGAGGTTGCTCCTGGTGAAGCTCCGTTGGTGACCGACAGTTCTGAAATTGAAAACGACGAAGTGATTCGGCCGGCGATTCCAGGTTTGCTGACGAGCTTTGAGTTGACCGAACGCAGCGGCAAAACCGTCAGTAGCGAAGATCTACTCGGTCAGCCCTATGTGGTTAGTTTTTTCTTTACGACATGCCCTAGCGTTTGTCCTCAGCAGAATCAAAAGTTGAAGATGCTTGCTGAGAAGTACAAAGGCAAGGGTGTGAAGTTCTTGGCGATCTCGGTTGATCCGGAAACCGACACGCCGGAAGTGCTTCGCGAATATGCTGCTCGGTTCAATGCCGATCAAGAGCAGTGGTTGTTCCTCACTGGTGACTTGCTCTACATCCGCCGTATCGCGGGTGATCTTTTCCAGCAGCCTGTCAACAAAGGTTTCCACACGGAACGGTTCGTTTTGGTGGATCCCAAAGGTAACGTCGAAGGTTTTTATAGTTGGCCGGAACCGAAGCAGTTGGAAAAGCTGCAGCAAGCAATTGATGAGATGATTTGA
- a CDS encoding cytochrome c, which produces MKALRTIFPVVATLGAVGLLLSGCDSTVQRFPSNRVHQLVVQTSRDVATDAAMTDVQQVVTTWFGTPNAPVWPSDWIENNEGKRLVDLENLKRASGRVYSDKQNRHFGLYTEHCVTCHGIAGGGDGPASLLQNPYPRDFRAGVFKWKSTERNAKPTRQDLQKLLVRGIPGTGMPSFSRVDIDDRNAIVDYLIYLAVRGEFERKLLSDAVDELGYEDTKPDDDADLKALVSITPESVAGGSLPVALEVAQDRLNEIVGDWVDADQKVIPVPEESKFDSLSVDRGTALFHAKAGGVVNCAGCHGPEGDASVTTVDFDDWTKEFTTKLSISPEDRDAVKPFRAAGALRPRQIFPRKLSDGVYRGGAQGEALYRRIVSGIAGTPMPAAPVGSEASEKQLSPQQVWDLVHYVQTLGGVPVPSEGSSSVETNADVPLNRPGDQQAPVKDAPVQDETGAQQ; this is translated from the coding sequence ATGAAAGCCTTGCGTACGATCTTCCCCGTCGTCGCGACCCTGGGGGCAGTTGGTTTGCTGCTCAGTGGCTGTGATTCGACGGTACAGCGATTTCCATCCAACCGCGTTCATCAGCTCGTCGTCCAAACGAGTCGTGACGTGGCGACCGATGCTGCGATGACGGATGTGCAGCAGGTGGTGACCACGTGGTTCGGAACGCCCAACGCGCCGGTTTGGCCAAGCGACTGGATCGAGAATAATGAAGGCAAGCGATTGGTTGATCTGGAAAACTTGAAGCGAGCTTCCGGGCGCGTTTACAGCGACAAACAAAACCGTCACTTCGGCTTGTACACCGAGCACTGTGTGACATGTCACGGGATTGCCGGTGGCGGTGACGGTCCGGCATCATTGCTACAGAATCCCTACCCCCGTGATTTTCGTGCTGGCGTTTTTAAGTGGAAATCGACCGAACGCAACGCCAAGCCGACACGTCAGGATCTGCAAAAATTGCTCGTTCGCGGCATACCTGGAACTGGAATGCCATCCTTTTCACGCGTCGACATCGACGATCGAAACGCCATCGTTGACTATCTGATCTATCTTGCCGTTCGCGGTGAGTTTGAACGAAAGTTGCTTTCCGATGCGGTGGATGAACTGGGCTATGAGGACACCAAGCCCGATGACGATGCAGATTTGAAGGCACTCGTTTCGATCACACCAGAAAGCGTCGCTGGCGGTTCATTGCCGGTCGCTTTGGAGGTCGCCCAAGATCGTCTGAACGAGATCGTTGGCGATTGGGTTGATGCCGACCAAAAGGTGATTCCGGTCCCCGAGGAGAGCAAGTTTGATTCGTTATCGGTGGATCGTGGTACGGCTTTGTTTCATGCCAAAGCCGGAGGGGTTGTGAACTGTGCTGGTTGTCATGGCCCCGAAGGCGATGCGAGCGTCACAACGGTTGATTTCGATGACTGGACCAAAGAGTTCACGACGAAGCTTTCAATTTCACCAGAGGATCGGGACGCGGTGAAACCGTTTCGAGCTGCCGGGGCACTGCGTCCACGTCAAATCTTTCCGCGAAAGCTAAGTGACGGCGTTTATCGAGGCGGTGCCCAGGGCGAAGCGTTGTATCGACGAATCGTGTCCGGGATTGCGGGAACCCCGATGCCCGCCGCACCGGTTGGTAGCGAAGCGAGTGAAAAGCAACTGTCGCCCCAACAGGTTTGGGATTTGGTGCACTACGTTCAGACACTCGGCGGCGTTCCGGTTCCGTCCGAAGGATCCTCGTCGGTGGAAACAAACGCGGACGTACCGCTGAACCGACCTGGTGATCAACAAGCCCCGGTAAAAGATGCACCCGTGCAAGACGAGACGGGGGCACAGCAATGA
- a CDS encoding methylamine utilization protein → MKRSLSFFQRMIAAGCAVAAVSASVLTTPAAAETGTLRMTFKLKGDAPKAGVVNPNVDQAFCGKNPIPDESLVVNADNKGIQNVIVYVYTGRRGTELPKMKLEPVTHVLANEDCRFEPHVLIAKKGDTIKVTNPDEVTHNANFQFFNNQAQNLTVPPGQFVNIELKDSEPAPTPVACNIHNWMKAQVLVVDHPFAAVTDENGVLEIKGLPTGEVIFRANHETGSLKDVIVDGKDTSWRSSRFEVDIKAGVNEMTVEVPVDAFK, encoded by the coding sequence GTGAAACGTTCACTCTCGTTCTTTCAACGAATGATTGCTGCCGGTTGTGCTGTGGCAGCTGTTTCGGCGTCTGTATTAACTACCCCCGCTGCGGCAGAGACCGGAACGTTGCGGATGACCTTCAAGTTGAAGGGCGATGCGCCAAAGGCTGGCGTTGTCAATCCAAACGTTGACCAGGCTTTTTGTGGTAAGAACCCAATTCCAGATGAATCGCTTGTTGTCAACGCTGACAACAAAGGCATTCAGAATGTCATCGTTTACGTCTACACAGGACGTCGTGGCACTGAATTGCCAAAGATGAAGTTGGAACCCGTGACTCACGTTTTGGCCAATGAAGATTGCCGATTCGAGCCTCACGTGTTGATCGCGAAGAAAGGCGACACCATCAAGGTTACCAACCCTGATGAAGTGACCCACAACGCGAACTTCCAGTTCTTCAACAACCAAGCTCAAAACTTGACCGTGCCTCCGGGGCAGTTCGTCAACATCGAGCTGAAAGATTCTGAGCCAGCACCAACACCAGTGGCTTGCAACATCCACAACTGGATGAAGGCCCAGGTCTTGGTTGTCGACCACCCATTCGCCGCCGTCACCGATGAAAATGGCGTTCTGGAAATCAAAGGCTTGCCTACCGGCGAAGTTATTTTCCGTGCTAACCATGAAACCGGTTCGCTGAAAGACGTCATTGTCGACGGCAAAGACACCAGCTGGCGCAGCAGCCGCTTTGAAGTCGATATCAAAGCAGGCGTCAACGAAATGACTGTCGAAGTCCCAGTCGACGCATTCAAGTAG
- a CDS encoding DUF1559 domain-containing protein yields the protein MMDQTLNPQTDHCSTSRDVKRPAQRIQQRPAFTLVELLVVIAIIGIMVGLLLPAVQAAREAARRMQCSNNLKQIGLAIHNYHGQFKQMPANHGLRTDLIPGQTPPSGPSWMTVILPQLEQSAAAEKLNFSGTDFSEDSIYPNRNWEVMSQTQVPTYNCPSSALERFRFQETSQATRDLDPDAPNSYQVQIPDYVATVGYYNPPGSNTFSWDRYYAGKATWSWGWLQDDGYISMLNNRFSERRFSSILDGLSNTIAVGEHGSELQHFDGKREDSRPGRGPGGFWAARPMHFAWSAYHGKTANVTVPRYPNNSLYSGNWTQNGEHTLHNGFRSQHIGGVMFLLGDGSVRFISDSIDFDNIFTALNGRADHFNFDQTFMAQ from the coding sequence ATGATGGATCAAACTCTCAATCCACAAACGGACCATTGTTCGACATCCAGAGATGTCAAACGACCTGCCCAAAGAATCCAACAACGTCCAGCGTTTACGCTGGTGGAATTGTTGGTCGTGATCGCGATCATCGGGATCATGGTTGGACTGCTACTACCGGCAGTTCAAGCTGCACGCGAAGCCGCTCGACGAATGCAATGTTCCAACAACCTGAAACAGATCGGGCTTGCAATTCACAACTACCATGGGCAGTTCAAGCAGATGCCTGCCAACCATGGTTTGCGCACGGACTTGATTCCCGGGCAAACGCCGCCGTCGGGGCCCTCTTGGATGACAGTCATTTTGCCGCAGTTAGAACAAAGCGCCGCGGCCGAAAAACTGAACTTTAGCGGGACAGACTTTAGCGAAGACTCCATCTATCCCAATCGCAACTGGGAAGTGATGAGTCAGACACAGGTTCCCACCTACAACTGTCCTTCGAGTGCGTTGGAGCGTTTTCGGTTTCAAGAAACGAGCCAAGCGACTCGAGATTTAGATCCGGATGCACCCAACAGCTATCAAGTGCAAATTCCTGACTACGTCGCGACCGTCGGCTACTACAACCCTCCGGGATCAAACACGTTTTCGTGGGATCGTTACTACGCTGGTAAAGCAACATGGTCCTGGGGATGGCTGCAGGACGACGGCTATATTTCGATGTTGAACAATCGATTTAGCGAACGCCGATTTTCGAGCATTCTTGACGGTCTAAGCAACACGATTGCGGTTGGTGAGCACGGTTCGGAACTGCAGCACTTCGATGGGAAGCGTGAAGATTCGCGTCCAGGTCGAGGCCCGGGTGGTTTTTGGGCTGCACGTCCAATGCACTTCGCATGGAGTGCTTATCACGGCAAAACGGCAAACGTCACCGTTCCGAGATATCCCAACAACAGTCTGTACTCGGGGAACTGGACGCAGAACGGCGAGCACACGTTGCATAACGGTTTTCGTTCACAGCACATCGGCGGCGTCATGTTCTTGCTCGGTGATGGTTCGGTTCGATTCATCTCCGACAGCATCGACTTTGACAACATCTTCACCGCACTGAATGGCCGCGCCGACCACTTCAACTTCGATCAAACCTTCATGGCTCAATAA